One part of the Terrimicrobium sacchariphilum genome encodes these proteins:
- the trhA gene encoding PAQR family membrane homeostasis protein TrhA, producing MSAQERPESQAERFANTASAAIGVLMALACLPALLGVVSRVSVYGAIGAWVFYCSVLLLYTSSTLYHALPPGELRRKVRLLDHSAIFILIAGTYTPITLGPLREHGGYWLFGLEWVLAALGIAMKVSGSLRFGKISNVIYLLVAWIGLLWAKPFAIGMAMPGIAWILAGGFFYSGGIVFYAAKHRPYAHFIWHLFVLGGTVCHAVAVFGYSVR from the coding sequence ATGAGCGCACAGGAACGACCGGAATCTCAGGCGGAACGCTTTGCCAATACCGCCAGCGCGGCAATTGGCGTGCTGATGGCGCTGGCTTGCCTGCCTGCGCTGCTTGGCGTCGTCTCGCGCGTGTCGGTTTATGGTGCGATCGGGGCGTGGGTCTTCTACTGCTCGGTGCTGCTGCTTTACACCAGTTCCACCCTTTACCACGCGCTCCCGCCAGGGGAATTGCGCCGGAAGGTGCGGCTGCTCGACCACTCGGCGATCTTTATCCTCATCGCGGGAACGTACACGCCGATCACCCTTGGGCCTCTGCGCGAGCATGGCGGGTATTGGCTTTTCGGGCTGGAGTGGGTTCTCGCCGCACTCGGTATTGCGATGAAGGTCTCGGGCTCCCTGCGGTTCGGCAAGATCTCCAATGTCATCTATCTCCTCGTCGCCTGGATCGGCCTGCTTTGGGCCAAGCCGTTCGCCATCGGCATGGCCATGCCCGGCATCGCGTGGATTCTCGCCGGGGGATTTTTCTATTCGGGCGGCATCGTCTTTTACGCCGCCAAGCACCGTCCTTACGCCCATTTCATCTGGCATCTCTTCGTCCTCGGCGGGACCGTTTGCCACGCCGTGGCGGTCTTTGGCTACTCGGTCCGCTAG
- a CDS encoding protein kinase domain-containing protein, producing the protein MKAAFATATGSDERPHAFQAPPIDELGVKFPALEILEFIGQGGMGAVYKVRQRELDRLVALKILPPDIGQDAAFAERFTREARALAKLNHPNIVTLYEFGRADGLYYFLMEFVDGVNLRQLTANGRISTREALAVVPQICDALQYAHDHGIVHRDIKPENILIDRRGQVKVADFGLARIIGSAADPADLLNLSTDARVMGTPSYMPPEQIEAPGEVDHRADIYALGVVFYQMLTGELPGKTIEPPSRKVQIDVRLDEIVLRALERSPDLRYGQASQIKTQLESLERDQVIPTPNPPAQNHGWEYKSRRTLFGWPLVHVTSGIDPQTGRPRHARGIIAMGDTASGVLAIGGAAYGVIAVGGVAGGVLAIGGLAAGIVACGGMTIALIIAFGGFACAPFAVGGLAIGYLALGGQALGVHIFDSSHHDSAMLRQLFTQIQPWLVFGSTVIWLPFLAVFLGVTHWAKRQNRAESPPPAAPSSCLSSMRLWLSLIDTGGYVQSWENAAPYFRTRVPREEWVSRLESIRGPLGKLLDRKMISEKARLAGQWREVQFEASFEGLPAALETVTFGRQSKGEWLAVGYIIRPITQRNSPAISRPPRTTSGSDLFAGFMRRLVALVIDCYLVQFAIFPIIVVLALISPGSAMVETPFGLFTSERSYEDQKIAPNARVIETIVLGRWHYYYKEPIPSDPSHTKNDRIRIDPQTGARIPPASNTNLTAMALLIYWILMESSRYQGSIGKMCMGVRVINKRGGRVTIPNAIGRNLAKILSFIPLLGGFLMAAFTRKKQALHDILADCFVVRANSWENAWSDETPVDKKFRLEQAEADKDLGWKIAVGALVAIIALVVGITAAIRIAG; encoded by the coding sequence ATGAAGGCCGCCTTCGCGACCGCCACCGGAAGCGATGAAAGGCCTCATGCGTTCCAGGCCCCGCCCATCGACGAACTCGGAGTCAAGTTTCCCGCGCTGGAAATCCTGGAATTCATCGGCCAAGGCGGCATGGGGGCGGTTTACAAAGTGCGCCAGCGGGAACTCGACCGTCTCGTCGCTCTGAAGATTCTCCCTCCCGACATCGGGCAGGACGCGGCCTTTGCCGAACGCTTCACGCGCGAAGCGCGCGCCCTGGCCAAGCTCAATCATCCGAACATCGTCACCCTTTACGAGTTCGGCCGCGCGGATGGGCTCTATTATTTCCTGATGGAGTTCGTCGATGGGGTGAACCTCCGGCAACTGACCGCCAATGGCCGCATCTCGACCCGGGAGGCGCTGGCGGTGGTGCCGCAGATTTGCGACGCGCTACAGTATGCGCACGATCACGGGATAGTTCATCGGGACATCAAGCCGGAGAATATCCTCATCGACCGCCGGGGACAGGTGAAGGTGGCGGACTTCGGGCTGGCCCGGATCATCGGCAGCGCGGCCGATCCTGCCGACCTGCTCAACCTCTCGACCGACGCCAGGGTGATGGGCACGCCGTCCTACATGCCACCGGAGCAGATCGAGGCTCCGGGCGAGGTCGACCATCGTGCCGACATCTACGCGCTCGGGGTGGTGTTTTACCAGATGCTCACCGGCGAACTGCCGGGCAAAACCATCGAGCCGCCATCGAGGAAAGTGCAGATCGACGTGCGCCTCGACGAAATCGTGCTTCGCGCTCTGGAGCGCAGCCCTGACCTCCGCTACGGACAGGCGAGCCAGATCAAAACCCAGCTCGAATCCCTCGAGAGGGATCAGGTAATTCCAACCCCAAATCCTCCTGCGCAAAACCACGGTTGGGAGTACAAATCCCGACGCACGCTCTTCGGCTGGCCGCTGGTGCATGTGACTTCCGGAATCGATCCCCAAACCGGCAGACCGCGTCATGCCCGCGGGATCATCGCCATGGGCGATACCGCTTCAGGCGTATTGGCCATCGGCGGAGCGGCTTACGGCGTCATCGCAGTCGGAGGAGTCGCCGGAGGCGTGCTGGCTATAGGCGGATTGGCTGCGGGCATCGTCGCCTGCGGCGGAATGACGATCGCCCTGATCATCGCCTTCGGCGGGTTCGCCTGCGCCCCCTTCGCGGTCGGCGGCCTGGCCATCGGATATCTCGCGCTTGGAGGCCAAGCTCTCGGCGTACACATCTTCGACAGCAGCCATCACGATTCGGCAATGCTCCGCCAGCTATTTACCCAGATCCAGCCGTGGCTGGTCTTTGGCAGCACGGTAATCTGGCTGCCTTTTCTCGCCGTGTTTCTCGGTGTGACCCATTGGGCAAAACGACAAAACCGCGCCGAGAGTCCGCCTCCCGCCGCCCCTTCCTCATGTCTCTCCAGCATGAGGCTATGGCTTTCCCTGATCGACACGGGTGGCTATGTGCAGAGCTGGGAAAATGCAGCGCCGTACTTCCGTACGAGGGTGCCGAGGGAGGAGTGGGTTTCACGCCTTGAGAGCATTCGAGGTCCGCTGGGCAAACTGCTCGACCGCAAAATGATCTCGGAGAAAGCCCGCCTCGCCGGGCAGTGGCGGGAGGTGCAGTTTGAAGCTTCCTTCGAGGGGCTGCCCGCAGCTCTTGAAACCGTCACCTTCGGCCGCCAGTCCAAGGGCGAGTGGCTCGCGGTCGGATATATCATCCGCCCGATCACCCAGCGAAACAGCCCGGCGATCTCCCGCCCTCCTCGTACCACCTCGGGAAGCGATCTCTTTGCAGGCTTCATGCGCCGCCTCGTCGCATTGGTCATCGATTGCTATCTGGTCCAGTTTGCGATCTTCCCGATCATTGTCGTGCTGGCCCTCATCTCGCCAGGCTCCGCCATGGTAGAGACACCGTTCGGCCTCTTCACTTCAGAACGCTCCTACGAAGATCAAAAGATCGCCCCCAACGCGAGGGTCATTGAGACGATTGTACTCGGCCGGTGGCATTATTATTACAAGGAGCCAATCCCATCCGATCCCTCCCATACGAAGAACGATCGCATCCGGATCGATCCCCAGACCGGAGCACGCATCCCGCCAGCCAGCAACACAAACCTCACAGCGATGGCTCTGTTGATCTACTGGATTCTGATGGAGAGCAGTCGATACCAGGGCTCCATCGGAAAGATGTGCATGGGTGTGCGGGTAATCAACAAACGCGGCGGGCGTGTGACCATACCGAATGCCATCGGCCGCAATCTCGCAAAGATCCTCTCCTTCATTCCGCTTCTCGGAGGTTTTCTCATGGCTGCATTTACGCGCAAGAAACAGGCGCTGCACGACATCCTCGCCGACTGCTTCGTCGTTCGGGCGAACTCGTGGGAAAATGCGTGGAGCGACGAGACTCCTGTCGACAAAAAATTCCGGCTGGAACAAGCCGAGGCCGACAAGGATCTCGGCTGGAAGATCGCGGTCGGCGCCTTGGTCGCGATCATTGCCCTCGTCGTCGGCATCACCGCCGCCATTCGGATCGCAGGATAA
- a CDS encoding RNA polymerase sigma factor, with amino-acid sequence MNAPKTSDGHGCFATTRWSLVVKAGTGAATEAHHALSHLCQIYWYPLYSFARRTGHSPDDAEDLTQEFFLRLLEGEWVASADRTRGRFRTFLLTAMKRFLANEWHRAHAQKRGGHLPILSLDEESAETRFSREPAHTASPDILYERNWALALLENVLCRLEDDLSREGKTAWADILRPLLTSGRGEIDYAATASQLGISEGAARVAVHRLRQRYRQLIRSEVAETVGSEDEVDEELRHLFQVLSGA; translated from the coding sequence TTGAACGCTCCCAAGACATCTGACGGACACGGCTGCTTCGCGACCACCCGCTGGTCGCTCGTGGTCAAGGCCGGAACCGGCGCTGCCACCGAGGCGCATCATGCCCTTTCGCACCTCTGTCAGATTTATTGGTATCCGCTTTACTCCTTTGCCCGGCGCACCGGCCATTCTCCCGACGACGCCGAGGATTTGACCCAGGAGTTCTTCCTCCGATTGCTGGAGGGTGAATGGGTCGCATCGGCTGATCGCACGCGCGGCAGGTTCCGCACGTTTTTGCTGACGGCGATGAAGCGCTTTCTGGCCAATGAGTGGCATCGCGCTCACGCCCAGAAACGCGGCGGTCATCTTCCCATCCTCTCCCTGGATGAAGAGTCCGCGGAGACTCGGTTTTCCCGGGAACCTGCCCACACCGCATCTCCCGATATCCTGTATGAGCGCAACTGGGCGCTCGCCTTGCTGGAGAATGTTCTGTGCCGTCTCGAGGACGATCTTTCCCGCGAAGGAAAAACCGCCTGGGCCGACATTCTCCGACCGTTGCTGACGAGCGGACGCGGAGAGATCGACTACGCCGCCACCGCCAGCCAGCTCGGTATCTCCGAAGGAGCGGCGCGCGTGGCTGTCCATCGCCTGCGCCAGCGTTACCGCCAGCTCATTCGCTCCGAGGTCGCTGAAACCGTCGGCTCAGAGGACGAGGTCGACGAAGAACTGCGCCACCTCTTTCAGGTTTTGTCAGGAGCGTAG
- a CDS encoding helix-turn-helix transcriptional regulator — protein sequence MAKLKKTTAEPPVARGLAAKAARPPLVRMVRIHEALTAEKYPNCSTMARDLEVTTKTIQRDIEFMRDQLALPIEYEPVERGYYYAASVAQFPMVTVSQGELVALLVAQKAVEQYKGTPFERPLNAAFDKLVSSLGEEENISLHELSEAVSFRTTGVPHGQIATFEVLADAVMKHQRVEFDYISMTAKTSERRSVEPYHLPCIGNQWYLIGYDRNRNGIRTFALPRIQGARNLGKTFEKPEDFSVADMLEGSFSAFQAGKTETVRLSFTQAVARLVEERQWHKSQKIRTMPGGKLELSMKVGIAPDLIAWILGWGGEVEVLDPLSLREKVRKTGQEIAGKNF from the coding sequence TTGGCAAAATTAAAAAAAACCACCGCAGAGCCGCCCGTCGCCCGAGGTTTGGCGGCGAAGGCGGCCCGTCCTCCGCTCGTGCGCATGGTGCGCATCCATGAGGCGCTGACGGCGGAGAAGTATCCGAATTGCTCCACCATGGCCCGCGACCTGGAGGTGACGACCAAGACGATCCAGCGCGATATCGAGTTCATGCGCGATCAACTGGCGCTGCCCATCGAATACGAGCCGGTCGAGCGGGGGTATTACTACGCGGCCTCAGTGGCGCAGTTTCCGATGGTGACGGTAAGCCAGGGCGAGCTGGTCGCCCTGCTGGTGGCGCAAAAGGCGGTCGAGCAGTACAAGGGGACGCCCTTCGAGCGCCCGCTCAACGCCGCCTTTGACAAACTCGTGTCCAGCCTGGGCGAGGAGGAGAATATCTCGCTGCACGAGCTTTCCGAGGCGGTGTCGTTTCGCACTACCGGCGTGCCGCACGGGCAGATCGCGACGTTTGAGGTGCTGGCCGATGCGGTGATGAAGCACCAGCGGGTGGAGTTTGACTACATTTCCATGACGGCGAAGACCTCCGAGCGGCGATCGGTCGAGCCGTACCATCTGCCCTGCATCGGGAATCAATGGTACCTCATCGGGTATGACCGGAACCGCAACGGTATCCGCACCTTCGCCCTGCCGCGCATCCAGGGAGCGCGAAATCTGGGGAAGACCTTCGAAAAGCCCGAGGATTTCTCGGTGGCGGACATGCTGGAAGGGAGTTTTTCCGCCTTCCAGGCTGGCAAGACCGAGACGGTACGGCTGTCCTTCACCCAGGCGGTGGCCCGGCTGGTCGAGGAGCGCCAGTGGCATAAATCGCAGAAAATCCGCACCATGCCGGGCGGTAAGCTGGAATTGTCCATGAAAGTGGGCATCGCGCCCGATCTGATCGCCTGGATCCTGGGGTGGGGAGGGGAGGTCGAGGTGCTCGATCCGCTCTCGCTTCGGGAGAAAGTTCGCAAAACCGGGCAGGAAATCGCCGGGAAAAACTTCTGA
- a CDS encoding NADH-quinone oxidoreductase subunit NuoE family protein, which yields MTETPADAAATTERQADKVTPQFEAEIDEIVTHYPVSKRSASLPLLHYWQNHFGFVDDSGIEWIAAKLGLQPINIYELVTFYPWFRREAAGKTIIRVCRTLACAMAGGYEVRDQFCKATGIDPHHHHHGFGIAPPTSADGKFSVEFVECLASCGSAPVALINDTLHENISPEAVPGIVEKLK from the coding sequence ATGACCGAGACTCCCGCCGATGCTGCCGCCACGACTGAGCGGCAAGCTGACAAGGTGACTCCGCAGTTTGAGGCGGAAATCGACGAAATCGTCACGCATTACCCTGTCTCCAAGCGCAGCGCATCGCTCCCTTTGCTTCACTACTGGCAGAACCACTTCGGCTTCGTCGACGACAGCGGCATCGAGTGGATCGCCGCCAAGCTCGGCCTCCAGCCCATCAATATCTATGAGCTGGTGACGTTCTACCCGTGGTTCCGCCGCGAAGCCGCTGGCAAGACCATCATCCGCGTTTGCCGCACGCTCGCCTGCGCCATGGCGGGCGGCTACGAGGTGCGCGACCAGTTTTGCAAGGCGACGGGCATCGACCCGCACCACCATCACCACGGCTTTGGCATCGCGCCCCCGACCTCGGCGGATGGCAAGTTCAGCGTGGAATTCGTCGAGTGTCTGGCCAGCTGTGGCAGCGCTCCGGTCGCGCTGATCAACGACACCCTCCACGAAAACATTTCCCCGGAAGCAGTTCCCGGCATCGTAGAAAAACTCAAATGA
- the nuoF gene encoding NADH-quinone oxidoreductase subunit NuoF — MTDKPFVMPAPHPKERRVIFENISKEGYDASIDTYLAHGGYESLKKAITMQPSAIIDQVKASNLRGRGGAGFPCGTKWSFIKYDDGKPHYIVVNGDESEPGTFKDRYILHFDPHQLIEGLVISAFATNTRLCYIYIRCEFPEAARIVWNAIKEARARGFVGQNILGSGFDCDIYVHQGAAAYICGEETSLLESLEGKRPYPRIKPPYFPAVLGLYMKPTIVNNVETICHVKHIIRMGPEEYAKMGTPGDGGTRTMCVSGDVMKPGFYELPAGAVTLGELIFDICGGLKPGRKLKAVIPGGSSAKVMRADEVYKIKVKGADGQMVDKEVPMLDVVMDAASLASVGTMVGSGGVMVMDDSRDMVWALNNLNQFYAHESCGQCTPCREGSLWMKKITTRMMDGGGRAADPAELKSVADNIAGRTVCAFGEACSWPTQSFLAKFPEEFDKVATSGTPVPVPH; from the coding sequence ATGACCGACAAGCCATTCGTCATGCCCGCACCGCATCCCAAGGAGCGGCGCGTTATTTTTGAAAACATCAGCAAGGAGGGCTACGATGCCTCCATCGACACGTACCTCGCCCATGGCGGATACGAGTCGCTGAAAAAGGCGATCACCATGCAGCCTTCGGCCATCATCGACCAGGTGAAGGCCTCGAATCTCCGCGGTCGTGGCGGTGCGGGTTTCCCGTGCGGCACGAAGTGGAGCTTCATCAAGTACGACGACGGCAAGCCGCACTACATCGTAGTGAACGGCGACGAGTCGGAGCCCGGCACGTTCAAGGATCGCTACATCCTGCACTTTGACCCGCATCAGCTCATCGAGGGTCTGGTGATCTCGGCCTTCGCGACGAACACCCGCCTTTGTTACATCTACATCCGCTGCGAATTCCCCGAGGCGGCCCGCATCGTGTGGAACGCCATCAAGGAAGCCCGCGCTCGTGGCTTCGTGGGGCAGAACATTCTCGGCTCCGGCTTCGACTGCGACATCTACGTCCACCAGGGCGCCGCAGCCTACATCTGCGGTGAGGAAACGAGCCTCCTCGAGTCCCTCGAGGGCAAGCGCCCGTATCCGCGCATCAAACCGCCGTATTTCCCGGCCGTGCTGGGCCTCTACATGAAGCCCACGATCGTGAACAACGTGGAGACGATCTGCCACGTGAAGCACATCATCCGTATGGGTCCCGAGGAATACGCCAAGATGGGGACTCCCGGCGACGGCGGCACCCGTACCATGTGCGTGAGCGGCGACGTGATGAAGCCCGGCTTCTACGAACTGCCTGCTGGAGCGGTGACGCTCGGCGAACTGATTTTTGACATCTGCGGCGGGCTCAAGCCCGGTCGCAAACTCAAGGCCGTGATCCCCGGAGGCAGCTCCGCCAAGGTCATGCGCGCCGACGAGGTCTACAAGATCAAGGTGAAGGGTGCGGACGGCCAGATGGTCGACAAGGAAGTGCCCATGCTCGACGTGGTGATGGATGCGGCCAGTCTCGCCTCCGTCGGCACGATGGTGGGGTCCGGCGGCGTGATGGTCATGGACGATTCCCGCGACATGGTCTGGGCGCTCAACAACCTGAACCAGTTCTACGCCCACGAGAGTTGCGGCCAGTGTACGCCGTGTCGCGAAGGCAGCCTGTGGATGAAGAAGATCACCACCCGCATGATGGATGGCGGCGGACGCGCCGCTGACCCGGCCGAGCTCAAGAGCGTGGCCGACAATATCGCGGGCCGCACGGTTTGCGCCTTTGGTGAAGCCTGCTCCTGGCCGACCCAGAGCTTCCTCGCGAAATTCCCCGAGGAGTTCGACAAGGTCGCCACCAGCGGCACGCCCGTGCCGGTGCCTCACTAG
- a CDS encoding exopolysaccharide biosynthesis protein: MSSLLATEPSERLSDALERLLREANGQPMRIRDMVEALQGRGLQMVIILLCLPFLAPVTIPGISIPFGFAIMLSGVRIAFGHRPWLPGFILNRSLSYPSLERMVTYGCRVHRKIERVVRPRMSAVLDTPGMTMVTGLTIALAGFLLSLPIPPPFPLTNTIPGFAIIFLSLGSMERDGRTILWGYALTALATVYVAAIAVVGKAGAVQLWKFLSGLF, encoded by the coding sequence ATGTCTTCCCTCCTCGCCACAGAGCCCTCTGAACGCCTTTCCGATGCCCTCGAAAGGCTCCTCCGCGAGGCAAATGGCCAGCCGATGCGCATTCGGGACATGGTGGAGGCCCTGCAGGGCCGGGGGCTGCAAATGGTGATCATCCTGCTTTGCCTGCCATTTCTCGCCCCGGTGACAATTCCCGGAATTTCGATCCCGTTTGGCTTCGCCATCATGCTCAGCGGCGTCCGGATCGCCTTCGGACACCGTCCGTGGCTGCCGGGATTCATTTTAAACCGCTCGCTCTCCTACCCCTCACTGGAACGTATGGTGACCTATGGCTGCCGAGTTCACCGAAAAATCGAGCGCGTGGTGCGTCCCCGCATGTCGGCGGTCCTGGACACTCCCGGCATGACGATGGTCACCGGCCTGACCATTGCGCTGGCCGGCTTTCTCCTCAGCCTCCCCATTCCCCCGCCCTTCCCGCTGACAAATACTATTCCGGGATTCGCGATCATCTTCCTTTCTCTTGGCTCAATGGAACGCGACGGCCGCACCATCCTTTGGGGCTACGCCCTGACCGCGCTCGCGACAGTCTACGTCGCCGCCATCGCCGTCGTCGGAAAGGCCGGAGCCGTCCAGCTATGGAAATTCCTCAGCGGGCTTTTCTAG
- a CDS encoding GreA/GreB family elongation factor: MNEELQNAVDAGKLSQAAAEALEKLAPGEFCQHKSWGFGKIAEWNLITGQVIIDFKGKKGHPMQAQYAAETLTHIPAGHILARKAVDPAAVKAEAAEDPVGLTRSILNDFGGKATVEQITTSLVPEVFDAPSFKKWWDAAKKKLKADGHFQLPAKKTDPVVLLASPEAPTSGLLERFRAARHLKDQIAALDQIVKALPDFTDASELQVLVTQIEAAAAKVRRLQPAQALEMLQARDEIIARHPAIKTGEGAPSVAEILKGEQPRLQELFAALPAIKQKKAVEQFPVAFGDEWLDVIFRVMQEAPNRLVVEISRIVEKEGRQEDLRLVLARWISERSASSEMLIWLCKERGASYPELFNHDLLGAVFSALERDQLAEKRGARLHDLLFEDRELIGELLTTAEHDEVRDALRRLLLTPVFEDLSKRSLLARIVKIYPELQSMITGDSGERQETLTVSWASLEKRKEEHEDLVNRQIPQNIRDIQIARSYGDLRENFEFKSAKEQQRVLARRRAESERDLGQARGTNFENPDTTQVSIGTVVTLKTPDGAIEVYSILGAWDSAPELGIVSYKAAIGQALLGKKVGESVQLPAEFGVHNVTIEKIEPFTNLDILAEKVHVLAKPSVS; the protein is encoded by the coding sequence ATGAACGAAGAACTGCAAAACGCTGTGGATGCAGGAAAGCTCTCCCAGGCGGCTGCCGAAGCCCTGGAAAAGCTCGCACCCGGCGAATTCTGCCAGCACAAGAGCTGGGGTTTTGGAAAGATCGCGGAATGGAACCTTATCACCGGACAGGTGATCATTGATTTCAAGGGCAAGAAGGGCCACCCGATGCAGGCCCAATACGCAGCCGAAACGCTGACGCACATCCCGGCCGGCCACATTCTCGCTCGCAAGGCGGTCGACCCGGCTGCGGTGAAGGCGGAGGCGGCGGAAGACCCGGTGGGGCTCACTCGTTCGATCCTCAATGACTTTGGCGGCAAGGCGACGGTCGAGCAGATCACGACCTCTCTCGTGCCCGAGGTTTTCGACGCCCCTTCGTTCAAAAAGTGGTGGGATGCCGCCAAGAAGAAGCTCAAGGCCGATGGCCACTTCCAGCTTCCCGCGAAAAAGACCGATCCGGTCGTGCTGCTCGCCTCCCCGGAGGCTCCGACGAGCGGATTGCTCGAGCGGTTCCGCGCTGCGCGCCATCTGAAGGATCAGATCGCCGCCCTCGACCAGATCGTCAAGGCTCTTCCCGACTTTACCGATGCCAGCGAACTTCAGGTGCTGGTGACCCAGATCGAAGCCGCCGCCGCCAAGGTGCGCCGCCTCCAGCCCGCGCAGGCGCTGGAAATGCTCCAGGCTCGCGATGAAATCATTGCCCGCCACCCGGCGATCAAGACGGGCGAGGGTGCCCCGAGTGTGGCCGAGATCCTCAAGGGCGAGCAGCCCCGTCTCCAGGAGCTCTTTGCCGCTCTCCCTGCCATCAAGCAGAAGAAGGCCGTCGAGCAGTTTCCGGTTGCCTTCGGAGACGAATGGCTCGATGTGATTTTCCGCGTGATGCAGGAAGCTCCGAACCGCCTCGTGGTCGAGATCAGCCGCATCGTCGAGAAGGAAGGCCGCCAGGAGGATCTCCGCCTCGTGCTGGCTCGCTGGATCAGCGAGCGCTCCGCCTCTTCCGAAATGCTCATCTGGCTTTGCAAAGAGCGTGGTGCGTCGTACCCGGAGCTCTTCAATCACGACCTCCTCGGCGCGGTCTTCAGTGCTCTTGAGCGCGACCAGCTTGCCGAGAAGCGCGGAGCCCGTCTCCACGACCTTCTCTTTGAAGATCGTGAACTCATCGGTGAACTCCTCACCACGGCCGAGCACGACGAAGTCCGCGACGCCCTGCGCCGCCTCCTTCTCACGCCCGTCTTTGAGGATCTGAGCAAGCGCTCGCTCCTCGCCCGTATCGTGAAGATTTACCCTGAGCTCCAGTCCATGATCACCGGCGATAGCGGTGAGCGGCAGGAGACCCTTACCGTTTCCTGGGCCAGCCTGGAGAAGCGCAAGGAAGAGCACGAGGACCTGGTCAACCGCCAGATCCCACAAAACATCCGCGACATCCAGATCGCCCGTTCCTACGGCGATTTGCGCGAGAACTTCGAGTTCAAGTCGGCCAAGGAGCAGCAGCGCGTGCTGGCCCGCCGTCGTGCGGAGTCCGAGCGCGATCTCGGCCAGGCTCGCGGAACGAACTTTGAGAACCCCGACACGACGCAGGTCTCCATCGGCACGGTCGTCACTCTGAAGACCCCCGACGGCGCTATCGAGGTGTACAGCATCCTCGGGGCGTGGGACAGCGCGCCGGAGCTCGGTATCGTCTCCTACAAGGCGGCGATCGGGCAGGCGCTCCTCGGCAAAAAGGTGGGCGAAAGCGTCCAGCTCCCGGCCGAGTTTGGCGTCCACAACGTCACCATCGAAAAGATCGAACCCTTTACCAACCTCGACATCCTCGCCGAAAAGGTGCACGTCCTCGCGAAACCATCGGTTTCGTAA
- the eno gene encoding phosphopyruvate hydratase has product MSDTVITSITARQIIDSRGNPTVEADVELAGGAIGRAAVPSGASTGEHEAWELRDGDKGVYLGKGVLKAVENVNDILTPELVGLNALDQVLIDKTMNAIDGTENKGKIGANAILAVSLATAKAAAEQLGIPLFKYLGGPNAKVLPVPMMNILNGGAHSDAPIDFQEFMIIPKKFDTFSDALRAGVEVFHALKGELKKRGLSTAIGDEGGFAPALSSAEDALDSIANAVKAAGYKFGEEIFIALDCASSEFYDASKKAYVFKKSDGSVRTAEELVAYYKTLVGKYPIVSIEDGCSENDWDGWKLLTEAIGDKVQLVGDDLFVTNVSFLQKGIDRGVANSILVKVNQIGSLTETLDAIELAKEHNYTAVISHRSGETEDTTISDIAVATNAGQIKTGSLCRTDRVAKYNQLIRIEELLGDDAVYGGKF; this is encoded by the coding sequence ATGTCCGATACTGTCATCACCTCGATTACGGCTCGCCAAATCATTGATTCGCGAGGCAATCCCACTGTTGAAGCCGACGTAGAACTCGCGGGCGGCGCGATTGGCCGCGCTGCGGTGCCCAGTGGCGCCTCGACCGGCGAGCATGAGGCTTGGGAACTGCGCGACGGCGACAAGGGAGTCTACCTTGGCAAAGGCGTCCTCAAGGCTGTCGAGAACGTCAACGACATCCTCACTCCCGAGCTCGTAGGCCTCAACGCCCTCGACCAGGTGCTCATCGACAAGACGATGAACGCCATCGACGGAACGGAGAACAAGGGTAAGATCGGCGCGAACGCGATCCTCGCGGTTTCGCTCGCCACGGCCAAGGCCGCTGCCGAACAGCTCGGCATCCCGCTCTTCAAGTACCTCGGCGGACCTAACGCCAAGGTTCTCCCGGTGCCGATGATGAACATCCTCAACGGCGGCGCCCACTCGGATGCTCCGATCGACTTCCAGGAGTTCATGATCATCCCGAAGAAGTTTGACACCTTCTCCGACGCGCTCCGCGCCGGTGTGGAAGTCTTCCACGCCCTCAAGGGTGAGCTCAAGAAGCGCGGTCTTTCCACCGCCATCGGTGACGAAGGCGGCTTCGCCCCGGCTCTCTCCTCCGCCGAGGACGCCCTCGACTCCATCGCCAACGCCGTGAAGGCCGCTGGCTACAAGTTCGGCGAAGAGATCTTCATCGCTCTCGACTGCGCCTCCAGCGAATTCTACGACGCCTCCAAGAAGGCCTACGTCTTCAAGAAGTCCGACGGCTCCGTCCGCACGGCTGAGGAACTCGTGGCCTACTACAAGACCCTCGTCGGCAAGTACCCGATCGTCTCGATCGAGGACGGCTGCTCCGAGAACGACTGGGACGGCTGGAAGCTCCTCACCGAGGCCATCGGCGACAAGGTTCAGCTCGTTGGCGACGATCTTTTCGTCACCAACGTGTCCTTCCTCCAGAAGGGCATCGACCGCGGCGTGGCCAACTCGATCCTCGTGAAGGTGAACCAGATCGGTTCGCTCACCGAGACGCTCGACGCCATCGAACTCGCCAAGGAACACAACTACACTGCGGTCATCAGCCATCGCTCCGGCGAGACCGAGGACACGACGATCTCCGACATCGCTGTCGCGACGAACGCCGGCCAGATCAAGACCGGTTCGCTCTGCCGCACCGATCGCGTGGCCAAGTACAACCAGCTCATTCGCATCGAGGAACTCCTCGGCGACGACGCTGTGTACGGCGGCAAGTTCTAG